The nucleotide sequence tataaatcagctttaaagCTTGtaccgttttcaaaataaaagtcccacatataTAGTAAGCAGCTtagataaattaaaaaattatggaAAAGCTATCATTGTTTTTATCTCACTAGAAAAATCCAATATGTTCTGAATTTTCACACTGTTTTTGTTCTACACAAGAATGAGGAAACAATAGTGTTTGAGGCTCACTGTATGTCATTTCCACGTACTGAACTCCTATTAATCAGCTATGTCTAGGTATAACcccattctatggcacctttaagggGAATTTAGTCCTAACACTACAAAGTCATACCAGGTTACACTAGACACAAGAGGATAACAGTAGGATGTAATATATTGTGTGACATTAGTAAGTGCaagcacacacatttttacactcTGATCAATGGTCAAAATTGCAttacattattaacattaacaaatataaatacatgtaGAACAAGACAAGACATCAAATGTTGATCATACTGTTCACAGTGTTTCAGTTTTCAGACTGGCCTTATTCTGACATGCTAAAAATAGAGAGCACCAAAAACACACAGGTGCCCAGATGTCTAATATTAGATTTAAGAGTGAGTTTCAATTACTAAAGGTCACAATAATGCCCTGGAGACATTCTCAAACTCAGTCTGTTTGATTATAGAATTGCTCTAAATGGACAGCATGCTTTAACAGGTTGTTTTATACTTATACAGACCCCATTTAAACCTTAGGATTAGGATGTGGTTTTGATGATCCAAGTGAACAATACTAAAAGCAAACATAGTCTAAATTGTTGACctctttcaaaaatgtaaaacttttagaTAACTTTTTTAATTGCTTTGTGTCGTGTGGATGAATACATTAGGCTACTGAACTAATTCTTAAAAAAAGACTTGTGAAAAAGACTGCAAAAAGACTTGTGTTCATATGTACaatgcataatttgcaatatTAGAGTTAAAACAGTAGGTGTAAATGTAAACAGGAATGTCTCTCCTGTCTACCTGTAGTCCAGTCAGCCAAAACACATCGTAATACCTGTTGTAAATCAGTCCGTACAGACCTTCAGTTGGCAATTTACCACTCTAGTGTTGTATTTTAACAATCTTATTTTAACCTTTCCTAAATTTAAACTCTGATGTATTAAATAAGCCCATTTGTTTAAATGAAACAGTTTAACCTTTGACAAAATctgataaaaatgtataatataggtcaaaaatgtaataaaataaaacatttattgagGAACAAACTGAACAGAAATGCACAATTTGGCACAGCTGCTGATATTAATAGCTGAAATGTAAGATGATAATCTGTGACAAAAATGAATAAgatttttccaaaaataaaacagaatacataCATGAAAAGCACGGTCACTTTATCTACCATTAGTGGGGTAATATTTAGAGGCTTAGCTTAATGATTTTATGTGTATCACAAGAAGAAGGGGATGTTTAGAATTACATTAAAGGGGATTTGTgggaattaaaatgttacaataaattattcttttaaaatataaacattgatttcaattaatttaatacattttatgttcAGTCATTCCCTAAAGACGTTGTGTTGTTAAATTAGTTTTATGATTCAATTATGTTTGTCAACCTGAaagttaataatattgatattgaataataatataacttaaaataatattgtttaaagaATGCTGTTATGAACCGCACAGTTTTGCGTGTatgttctttctgtctctcttgATCTCTCgatctctctatttctctctctacTGGCCTATCATTTTTACAGGTACTGCCTATTGAAGCACTATTGGCTGACAGGACTGCCCATCTAAATCAACCATGTGACGACGACTTCTCTCTCTGCCAATCAGGCTTGTTGCACAGCTCTTTAAACAGGAAGCGGCAATGGGAAGAGatcagctgctgctgctgttgttgttttggcgTGTTGTCTGTTTGGTGGTGTCCGTGTGTTTTGTAGCTGTTACGGATGTTGACTTTGAGTGAGATTTACTGATGTTGACTTTGAGTGAGATTTGTTTGGGAgttctgatgtgtgtttttacatctcTAGCCCGCTAATGCTCCTTTCAAAATCCTTCTGTGACTTTTGACAAGGGAGATCTGAAACAATGTagtaagtcacgtgacatacatactTTGCACGCAGGATTATTGATGTATAGACACACTAGTTAGCGAAGTGCGCtaattttgtatttctatttttcaGATTAGTGTAAGTTCAGGGCGCTTTTAGCGCTGAAgattttgtaataataaaaattgtattaattgtaataataaaaaatattgttttaagctAATTAAACTCTAATTAAGCACAACTGAACCAGCTAATCTGACTAGACACTAGGCaagggctggtataagattctgacgttatgataaccgtggataaaaatatcactgtttcacagtattgtgattactgctctaaaataagttatttttaaatgtctggataaaaaacaaaaacttctttttgccctttaaaaacaatatattttattttttgaaagatttataatattttggagcagtaaacatgtcaggctgaataattcaaatgaatcattgacttttgctgtcttcatttgtttcaaaaacacagatttctgtacaattcaaaacaacatctttggatattttttctgctgaagatactgttgtactaaaaaaaaaaaaaaaaatgtaaataaaaaatcttacacataccttgagaatggtattacagaaaatttgggcggttttaaaaccttgacttaaCCAAAACGCGGTATACCTTAAAggattatcgtcccatgcctactagACACATTACAAATGTCCAGCCGGGTGTGTTGAGGAAAGCttgagctaaaatatgcaggacagtGAGCAAGTTTGAACACTACCGGTTTAAACAGATAATAAAGCAGTTCAAACGGCCAGATTCATTGTTTCTGCTTCAGACATTCCTTTGTATCATCACTAAAAATGCAAGATGTATGTAGAGGCATGCATAATGggtttgtaaatatttaagttttttactctattattatttttacactaTGTAGCTATTTTAgagcaaatgaataaaataaataatgttttatgttcatttatttgtgaaCAGAGTGTAAAAAGTAGTGAGGACTGCTTCATGAAGCTTCGAAAcatttttgaatctttttttttcagaatcatTGATTTGGAGCTTGTATTAAACTAGTCATGTGATTTCAGTAAATTAGGTTGTTGGGTCATCACTGCTTCTTAACCTCAATGGTTCTCTGCTTGGGGGTGATCTGTGTAATGCCATTAAATCCACATGAATCATGAAGGTTGACTCAGATCGCCCCCTAATGGCGAGTCACTGAACAGGTGACAGGTGAACCATTTTTATCTGATCTCAGATCAGAAGTTTACATAGAGACAtttgtgaaattaaataaattaatattagttaatagtcTCTTGTTGGCCTATTTGATGGAGCACACTATGGAATAAACAATATACACATATTATGCAGACATTTAATATTTAACCATATTAAATGATAAGCTAAGTGAATTTATAGATTAAACTTTCGATTTAAAGTTCGCAATATGTTTAAAAAGCCAATTCCAATCCTTGTTTTGACagattttgttgcatttacatagttttgaccagcaggtgtcaCTAGCATTTGCTGAATCATTTTGCAAATCAATTGGTTCAATTGTTTTGAGGCTTTGTTTCACCATCACTATTAAAAAGtgtcttatttctttttattttaaatgggtttttaaagttttatttagaatattcaaATGTAAAGGACTGAATGGCTCCCATATTCATTACCTTCAACCATCTTATGGTAAGCAAAGTGCAGGTAGAGCAGAAACAGCATGTGCAGAGCAGTCAGAGAGCCACACAGGATGAGGCGAGGAGTCTGACCAACGGTCCGGGAGATGAGCACAGCCACCTGAGAAAAAGCCATGACAGTACCATATGCTGAAAACACATCCTATAGCAATACATGCATAATCTTGGCCCTTGTTAATCTTTCTTTAATACACGAATGTCTGGGATACtccattctgattggtcagtcgtgacattccaaggtatgtgaTTCAAAGATAACAGAACACCAAGGAACTTTGAATCTCCTTGACCAGCAGTAAATATgcttacatccacattcatatgtatctgcttgtctgtcacggTGTGGTTGTGGTCTTTAGAGCTGGCTATGTGAGACTATTGCATGCTCCTTTAGCTGTTTATGTTTCTGCCagttttgttattaattaaagatttaatCAACTATTACAGCtcatgtttaatttttatgttttgtggcaagtagccatgcaATAAAgagaataaagtacatccaggatggttgtttttacAGAACAAAGCCCTTCCGTTTCAAACAACAGCGCTTAGCTTTTCAGTGGGCTCCTGATAGGCTTGTTGGGGCTTATACCaactgcctggatgtactttcTACCTAACTTACCATCCGCAGAGTTGAGAGTCCTCCAATCACCATCCAGAGAAGGTAGAAGAGCGAATGGAAGTGGACATTGTAAGTGATGAACAGGACCACACAGTGGCCAAAGAGACCATAgccctgaaaacaaacaaacaaacaaacactcttCAACATAATGTAAACCAAAAATTCCCAGTATTAAACAGGGAAGTCATGTACTGCCTTCTTACAAGTGATGTGAAGTATACTTACTAGTAAAGACAGCATCTGCAGCATGGTAATCTGGGCATTGCACAGATAAGCAAGGAAATAGATGAAGGAAGACACTCCCAGCCAGTACCCAAAACCGGTTCCAATGGCAGTGCCCATCAGCGTGCCCTCTCTCTgtttaacaaacaaacactgGTTGTAAGCAAGGAGACTGTGGTGAAGAAAAACATTCACAGCGTCAAGTCTGCATGACATTTCGTATTGGCATCACTGCTTACAATGACTGTTCCTGAGGTCTTCATGCCATGGAGCAGAATAGCCACCAGTGTGAACACCAGCATCATCGGTCCATACAGCTCTCCTGCCACTTTCTGGGtttaaaagacaaacaaaagTGCCTAAtgaagcaaaaaaacaacaactatttgATCTGCAACTCCTGTGTCTTGGTTTAAACTCTCTTTGCATATTAACAAGTACAATTAAACATGGTTTCTGTTGTTTAATTCCTAAGGCTAGCATTATCAATCATCTTACTTACCTGTGGAAAGTTGATCATTCGGACTGGGATCAAGGATTCAACCAGCCTGCGAATTAAGCAGTTGATTAACTTCAGAATCAGTGAAGAAGCCGCAGTTAATAGTGTGAATCTGCTTCTAGCCTGATGTGAGTCTTACCTGTTCCTCACTTGAATAGGCTCCACGTCAAAGTATGGCCGGAGAATGTCAATATTAGCATAGAGATTGAAAGCTTTCGAAGCCTGCCGCTTTCCTGCCTGCCATACCTGTGTAGATACAAGTTATATCAGTGTATTTTGTGCGGAAAGCtcaaagctatatatatatatatgtatatatatgtatatgtatgtatatatatgtatatgtatgtatatatatgtatatgtatgtatatatatgtatatgtatgtatatatatatatatatatatatatatatatatatatatatatatatatatatatatatatatatacatacatacatacatacacatatatatatatatatatatatatatatatatatatatatatatatatatatatatatatatatatatatatgtgtatgtatgtatgtatgtatgtatgtatgtatgtatgtatgtatgtatatatatatatatatatatatatatatatatatatatatatatatatatatatatatatatatatatatatatatattattttagatataatTACACATAATATTTGCATAAAATTTGCATTAGTATgtaatttgtataaatattttcttaaaaataaaaatataaatataataatacagaatataaatataataatatataataaatttttcagacatgtttatgcCCGTTAACATAATGCCAATGTTCTCACCTCATCCGCAACCTGTCTGCCCAGCTGTC is from Danio aesculapii chromosome 13, fDanAes4.1, whole genome shotgun sequence and encodes:
- the yipf3 gene encoding protein YIPF3 — translated: MSASQGSKNTNAEPWGGFDDNIIQGTGSAVIDMENMDDTSGSSFEDVGEMHQRMREEEEVTAEAAATEEDNGEYGEFLGMKGLKGQLGRQVADEVWQAGKRQASKAFNLYANIDILRPYFDVEPIQVRNRLVESLIPVRMINFPQKVAGELYGPMMLVFTLVAILLHGMKTSGTVIREGTLMGTAIGTGFGYWLGVSSFIYFLAYLCNAQITMLQMLSLLGYGLFGHCVVLFITYNVHFHSLFYLLWMVIGGLSTLRMVAVLISRTVGQTPRLILCGSLTALHMLFLLYLHFAYHKMVEGILDTLEGPNVPPIQRVARDVPAVASAVVNATIKSIAAIVQSQQL